From a single Actinomyces viscosus genomic region:
- a CDS encoding amidohydrolase — translation MADLPSAHLLLRDVRIVPFRSRTQLGALRRGGSGPGSLDAPPAPGEPVDVRVAGGRVVEVGRSLSASGVPVMDAGGAFLIPGLWDAHAHLDMEAARSARIDTMPTRSAEEALELVAQALRDLPAGSRPATIQGFGHRLSNWPRVPTVAELDAVTGDVPTLLISGDVHSGWLNSAALRVFGLPEASAQDPGAPMKEDPWFALLDRLDEVPGTRELRESGYRQVLSDMLARGVTGVVDMSWSEDPDDWPRRLRTMEARGLLPEALPRIRVAVYRDKLARWMERGLRTGSEMAGSPRLADGSPVLVQGPLKVIADGSMGSGSAHMRAPYPAELGLEHPHGVTNISRAELTDLMTGAGRQGYEMAIHAIGDAAVDDVAAAFALSGATGRLEHAQLLPADALDEPRGALRRLVGCGVELSVQPAHLIDDWAAVGRVWPGLEERTYAFADMVAAGALLQLGSDAPVAPLNPWLAMSAAVGRATPDGSVWSPSQRLTAEEALAASVNGACPVAVGSPADLVLLAEDPVRLGAEALARVRPLATIVAGAVAHQRA, via the coding sequence ATGGCTGATCTACCCTCCGCGCACCTGCTGCTCAGGGACGTGCGCATCGTCCCCTTCCGGTCCCGCACCCAGCTGGGTGCGCTGCGCCGCGGCGGTTCGGGTCCGGGGAGCCTGGATGCGCCGCCCGCCCCCGGCGAGCCCGTCGACGTGCGCGTGGCGGGCGGTCGCGTCGTCGAGGTCGGACGGAGCCTGAGCGCCTCCGGGGTGCCGGTCATGGATGCGGGTGGAGCCTTCCTCATCCCCGGCCTGTGGGACGCCCACGCTCACCTGGACATGGAGGCGGCGCGCTCGGCGCGCATCGACACGATGCCCACCCGTAGCGCCGAGGAGGCCCTGGAGCTGGTGGCCCAGGCGCTGCGAGACCTCCCGGCAGGCTCACGGCCGGCCACGATCCAGGGCTTTGGGCACCGTCTGTCCAACTGGCCCCGGGTCCCCACCGTGGCCGAGCTCGACGCCGTCACCGGAGACGTTCCCACGCTGCTGATCTCCGGGGACGTGCACTCCGGGTGGCTGAACTCCGCGGCGCTGCGCGTCTTCGGCCTGCCGGAGGCAAGCGCCCAGGATCCTGGGGCGCCGATGAAGGAGGACCCGTGGTTCGCCCTTCTGGACCGGCTCGATGAGGTCCCGGGCACGCGCGAGCTGCGGGAGTCCGGCTACCGGCAGGTCCTGTCCGACATGCTGGCCAGGGGGGTGACCGGCGTGGTCGATATGAGCTGGTCGGAGGATCCCGACGACTGGCCGAGGCGTCTGAGGACCATGGAGGCCCGGGGCCTCCTCCCCGAGGCCCTCCCCCGTATCCGGGTCGCCGTCTACCGCGACAAGCTGGCGCGCTGGATGGAGCGGGGCCTGCGCACCGGGAGCGAGATGGCCGGCTCGCCGCGTCTGGCCGACGGCTCCCCGGTGCTGGTTCAGGGGCCGCTCAAGGTCATCGCCGACGGGTCGATGGGCTCGGGAAGTGCGCACATGCGTGCCCCCTACCCGGCTGAGCTGGGCCTGGAGCACCCCCACGGCGTGACCAATATCAGCCGGGCCGAGCTCACCGACCTCATGACCGGAGCCGGCCGGCAGGGCTATGAGATGGCCATCCACGCCATCGGGGACGCAGCTGTCGACGACGTCGCCGCCGCTTTCGCGCTCTCGGGGGCCACCGGGCGCCTGGAGCACGCCCAGCTGCTGCCGGCAGACGCGCTCGACGAGCCGAGGGGCGCCCTCAGACGTCTGGTGGGATGCGGCGTCGAGCTGTCCGTTCAGCCGGCTCACCTCATCGACGACTGGGCGGCGGTGGGCCGGGTGTGGCCTGGCCTGGAGGAGCGCACCTACGCTTTCGCGGACATGGTGGCCGCCGGCGCCCTGCTGCAGCTGGGATCGGATGCGCCGGTGGCGCCGCTGAATCCGTGGCTGGCGATGTCGGCGGCGGTGGGGCGTGCGACACCGGACGGCTCAGTGTGGTCGCCCTCCCAGAGGCTGACGGCCGAGGAGGCGCTGGCGGCCAGCGTCAACGGGGCCTGCCCGGTGGCGGTGGGCTCCCCGGCCGACCTGGTGCTCCTGGCCGAGGACCCGGTGCGTCTCGGGGCCGAGGCTCTGGCGCGGGTGCGGCCCCTGGCGACGATCGTGGCCGGCGCCGTGGCCCACCAGCGTGCCTGA